Proteins found in one Primulina eburnea isolate SZY01 chromosome 16, ASM2296580v1, whole genome shotgun sequence genomic segment:
- the LOC140816938 gene encoding uncharacterized protein: MGQVFGKLYDDLFGNSKIRIVMHGLDCAGKTTVLYKLHSGVVPPDGPTVGFNVEEVRYRDITFTMLDMGGRDRMRPIWRHFFYNTSGLIYVVDSADRESIGWAKENFQAIISHPYMINAVILVFANKQDIEGAMTPTEVCEGLGLYDIKDRKWHIQATCAIKGEGLYEGLAWLACKLQDNKAATKISYDKQTDLSAIEYDGRDPSEG; the protein is encoded by the exons ATGGGACAAGTCTTTGGCAAGCTTTATGATGATCTCTTTGGCAACTCGAAGATTCGG ATCGTGATGCATGGGCTGGATTGTGCTGGCAAGACAACTGTTCTGTATAAGCTTCACAGCGGAGTGGTTCCGCCGGACGGTCCTACAGTTG GTTTCAATGTAGAGGAGGTTCGATATCGAGATATAACGTTTACGATGTTGGATATGGGTGGACGTGATAGAATGAGACCAATATGGAGACACTTCTTTTACAACACTTCGGGGCTG ATATATGTCGTAGACTCTGCCGATAGAGAGAGTATTGGGTGGGCAAAGGAAAATTTTCAG GCCATCATCTCACATCCATACATGATTAATGCTGTTATATTGGTCTTTGCAAACAAACAAGACATA gAAGGGGCAATGACACCAACTGAAGTTTGTGAAGGGCTTGGTCTTTACGATATCAAAGACAGAAAATGGCATATACAGGCGACTTGTGCTATCAAGGGAGAGGGGTTGTATGAGGGGTTAGCCTGGTTGGCTTGCAAGTTGCAGGATAACAAAGCTGCTACTAAAATTTCTTACGACAAGCAGACTGATCTGTCCGCAATTGAATATGACGGACGGGATCCGAGTGAAGGGTAA
- the LOC140816048 gene encoding uncharacterized protein — protein sequence MPTKRKNVEGDDSTTSSDKTTRVVDEFTKLLQDQAKVHGDQIQQLLTMQTTIQGQAQERIQGATNNSENGAYDRFRRMNPPDFIGGPDPLLALEWVKALEAIFDYLKFSDQDKVGCAVFMLVKAARIWWEATKVTVNVKELVWNEFKELFHAKYFSKEIKAKKVKEFLELRQASLSVTEDVHMSKVVNYQEIVERALLAEHDEHEIEKDRQLRRQVFQARGQGQGSSVNVRGGGYKGKGKMDQRSRFPLPPADNDRLLCAKCGKSHKGECLIGSSRCYRCKEVGHTVYNCPLSFGKGKVQGRIFSMTKEGANPDASVISGNIFILGKEALTLIDTGATHSFISEEFMHTISVEPTVVSVQFNIVLPSGEEIWTNSIIKACPVLMGSRLLYADLIVISMVAFDVILGMDWLSAYRAVIDCVSKTVKFLADDIEKDLFVGGTSSLSIPIISCLQATKLLHKGCVGYLASVLDTRKESKIQIQDIDVVQDYPDVFDDDVPGLPPDREVEFVIDLIPGTALISKAPYRLAPTEMKELKNQLQELLDKDALSRKSSSELNAMISKFLLLDLQRNEIRLVSSGTVASLSTLVLRSTLFDRILKEQHSDVQLLELKRNKELSGVSEFGLNRDGLITFRGKICVPIGDNIRREVKSEHQRPEGLLQSLPIPQWKWEHITMDFVVGLPRSQKGFNSIWVIVDRLTKSSHFLPVKITYSMNQYADVYIQEIVRLHGIPVSIVSDRDPRFTSEFWKSLHRALGTKLAFSTAYHPQSDGQSERVIQILEDMLRACTIDFPGSWDSKLPLVEFTYNNSYQSSIGLAPYEALYGRKSDVVALIQERLKTAQSRQKSYADVRRRPLAFEVGDHVFIKIAPLKGVMRFGKKGKLSPRYIGPFEILNKIGERAYRLALPPDLDRVHNVFHVSMLRKYIANPSHVLRYESLELLPNLSYDEKPVQILDRKVKVLRNKDIGIVKVLWRNQVIEEATWEPEEEMKQRYPNLFDSK from the exons ATGCCTACCAAGCGTAAGAATGTTGAAGGGGATGATAGTACTACTTCCTCAGATAAGACTACTCGTGTAGTAGATGAATTTACTAAGTTATTGCAAGATCAAGCTAAAGTTCATGGTGATCAGATCCAACAGTTATTGACTATGCAAACTACGATTCAAGGTCAAGCACAAGAAAGAATTCAAGGCGCGACAAATAATTCTGAAAATGGTGCGTATGATCGTTTCAGGAGGATGAATCCTCCTGATTTTATTGGTGGTCCTGATCCATTattagctcttgaatgggtcAAAGCTTTGGAAGCCATCTTTGACTATTTGAAATTTTCTGATCAAGATAAAGTTGGTTGTGCTGTGTTTATGTTGGTAAAGGCTGCTCGTATTTGGTGGGAAGCCACCAAAGTGACTGTTAATGTTAAAGAACTGGTGTGGAAcgagtttaaggaattatttcatgccaaatatttttcaaaggaAATTAAGGCCAAGAAAGTGAAAGAGTTTCTGGAGTTGAGACAGGCTTCTTTGTCTGTTACTGA GGATGTCCATATGTCCAAGGTAGtgaattatcaagaaattgtgGAGAGAGCCTTACttgctgaacatgatgagcacGAGATTGAGAAGGATAGACAGTTGAGGAGACAAGTTTTTCAAGCCAGAGGTCAGGGTCAGGGTTCAAGTGTGAATGTTAGAGGAGGAGGTTATAAAGGCAAAGGCAAGATGGATCAGCGTAGTAGATTTCCTTTGCCTCCTGCAGATAATGATCGACTATTGTGTGCCAAGTGTGGAAAGTCACACAAAGGAGAATGTTTAATTGGCAGCAGTCGTTGCTATAGATGTAAGGAAGTTGGACACACGGTTTATAACTGTCCTCTTTCTTTTGGAAAAGGTAAAGTGCAAGGTCGAATCTTTTCAATGACAAAGGAGGGCGCAAATCCTGATGCTTCAGTCATATCAGGTAATATTTTCATTTTGGGAAAAGAAGCACTTACCTTAATTGATACAGGTGCAacacattcttttatatctGAGGAGTTTATGCATACTATATCTGTTGAACCTACTGTGGTGTCTGTTCAATTTAATATTGTGTTGCCTTCTGGGGAAGAAATTTGGACAAATAGTATAATTAAGGCTTGTCCTGTGTTGATGGGATCAAGATTgttgtatgcagatttaattgTAATTTcaatggttgcatttgatgtgatattgggtATGGATTGGTTGTCTGCTTATCGTGCTGTGATTGACTGTGTTAGCAAGACAGTAAAATTTTTAGCAGATGATATTGAGAAGGATTTATTTGTGGGTGGTACCTCTTCATTAAGTATCCCTATTATTTCTTGCCTTCAAGCTACTAAATTGTTGCATAAGGGTTGTGTTGGTTATTTAGCTTCAGTTTTGGATACAAGAAAGGAAAGTAAAATACAGATACAGGATATTGATGTGGTTCAGGATTATCCTGATGTATTTGATGATGATGTACCTGGATTACCACCTGATCGAgaggtagagtttgttattgatttaattcCAGGTACAGCTCTAATTTCTAAGGCTCCTTACAgattagctccaactgaaatgaaagaattaaagaatCAATTGCAggagctattagataaag atgctttgagtcgcAAGTCAAGTTCAGAATTAAATGCTATgatttctaaatttttgttGCTTGATTTGCAAAGGAATGAGATAAGATTGGTATCTTCAGGGACAGTGGCTAGTTTATCTACATTAGTTCTCCGCTCAACTTTGTTTGATCGAATTTTGAAGGAACAACATTCTGATGTTCAGTTATTGGAGTTAAAAAGGAATAAAGAATTATCTGGAGTTTCTGAATTTGGATTGAATCGTGATGGTTTGATTACCTTTCGAGGTAAAATATGTGTTCCTATTGGTGATAACATACGAAGAGAG gttaagagtGAACACCAAAGACCGGAGGGATTATTGCAATCTTTGCCTATACcgcaatggaaatgggaacacatcacaatggattttgtggttggattgCCAAGGTCTCAgaaaggtttcaattctatttgggtgattgttgatcgattgactaaaTCATCGCATTTTCTTCCTGTCAAGATAACATATTCTATGAATCAATATGCCGAtgtatatattcaagaaattgtgagacttcatggtatACCGGTATCTATAGTGTCAGATCGTGATCCGAGGTTTACATCAGAGTTCTGGAAAAGTTTACATCGAGCTTTGGGCACGAAGTTAGCCTTTAGCACCGCCTACCATCCTCAAAGCGACGGGCAATCAGAAAGGGTTATTcaaattcttgaggatatgttaagAGCTTGCACAATTGATTTCCCTGGGAGttgggattccaagttgccaTTGGTTGAATTCACGTATAATAATAGTTACCAGTCTTCCATTGGCTTAGCACCTTATGAAGCCttatatggaagaaagt cagatgttGTGGCGTTAATTCAAGAAAGATTGAAGACAGCTCAGTCtagacagaaaagttatgcCGATGTGAGAAGACGGCCTTTGGCATTCGAGGTTGGTGATCAtgtttttatcaagatagcTCCTCTTAAAGgagttatgagatttggcaagaaaggtaaGTTaagtcctcgatacattggaccatttgaaattCTAAATAAGATTGGAGAGCGAGCCTATCGTCTTGCTTTACCACCGGACTTGGACCGAGTTCAtaatgtatttcatgtatcCATGCTTCgtaagtatattgcgaatccatCTCATGTTCTTAGGTACGAGTCATTGGAACTTTTGCCTAACCTAAGCTATGATGAAAAGCCggttcaaattcttgatcgtaaGGTTAAGGTGTTAAGGAACAAAGATATTGGCATTGTCAAAGTTTTATGGAGAAATCAAGTGAttgaagaggccacgtgggaaccggaAGAGGAAATGAAGCAACGTTATCCAAATCTATTTGATAGTAagtaa